A region from the uncultured Macellibacteroides sp. genome encodes:
- the prmA gene encoding 50S ribosomal protein L11 methyltransferase codes for MNYYELKFTYNSPIESEIINDVLASELGEIGFESFTSSESGLTAYISEKLFNTNTINEKLTQFPLEPVTIEFTSELIISKDWNEAWEKNYFQPIRIGNECIIRASFHEAVPGIAHTIIIDPKMAFGTGNHETTFLMISEMLKLDLEGKELLDMGCGTAVLAILAAKKGAARIEAIDIDEWAYNNALENIETNNTPNVKIYLGGAEQIAPLGKFDVVFANINRNILLNDMAHYSACMKPNGVLYMSGFYTEDIPVIAESCTNNRLKLVSYAEKNNWVAVRVKKQ; via the coding sequence ATGAACTATTACGAACTAAAATTTACATATAATTCACCCATCGAGTCCGAAATTATTAATGATGTACTAGCCTCCGAACTTGGAGAGATTGGTTTCGAAAGCTTTACATCTTCAGAAAGCGGACTCACTGCATATATCTCCGAAAAACTATTTAACACAAATACAATTAATGAGAAGCTTACCCAATTTCCGCTCGAACCTGTAACAATTGAGTTTACCTCTGAACTAATTATCAGCAAAGACTGGAATGAAGCCTGGGAGAAGAATTACTTTCAACCCATACGCATCGGCAACGAGTGCATTATCCGCGCATCGTTTCATGAAGCTGTTCCGGGTATCGCACATACTATCATTATCGATCCTAAAATGGCATTCGGTACCGGTAATCATGAAACAACCTTTTTGATGATAAGCGAAATGCTAAAGCTTGATCTGGAAGGCAAAGAGCTTCTCGACATGGGTTGCGGAACAGCTGTCCTCGCCATTCTTGCAGCAAAAAAAGGAGCCGCCAGGATAGAGGCTATAGATATAGACGAGTGGGCTTACAACAACGCGCTCGAAAATATAGAAACCAACAATACGCCCAATGTAAAAATATATCTGGGTGGCGCCGAACAGATTGCCCCGCTGGGCAAGTTTGACGTCGTGTTTGCCAATATAAACCGGAACATTCTGCTTAACGACATGGCCCACTATAGTGCCTGTATGAAACCAAATGGCGTACTGTATATGAGTGGCTTCTACACAGAAGATATCCCGGTAATTGCTGAATCTTGCACTAACAACAGACTCAAGCTGGTTTCTTACGCGGAAAAGAACAACTGGGTTGCTGTACGTGTGAAAAAGCAGTAG
- the rplU gene encoding 50S ribosomal protein L21 produces the protein MYVVVEINGQQFKAEEGKKLFVHHIQNVEGGAVVEFDKVLLVDNNGEIKVGLPTVEGAKVVCEVLSPLVKGDKVLIFHKKRRKGHRKLNGHRQQFTEVSVKEIVA, from the coding sequence ATGTACGTAGTTGTAGAAATCAACGGTCAACAGTTTAAAGCCGAAGAAGGCAAGAAGTTGTTCGTTCACCACATTCAGAATGTTGAAGGTGGAGCAGTTGTTGAATTTGACAAAGTATTGTTAGTTGACAACAATGGTGAGATTAAAGTAGGTCTTCCTACTGTAGAAGGAGCAAAGGTTGTTTGCGAAGTTCTTTCTCCACTTGTTAAGGGTGATAAAGTTCTTATTTTCCACAAGAAGAGAAGAAAAGGTCACCGTAAGTTGAACGGTCACCGTCAGCAGTTCACTGAAGTGAGTGTAAAAGAAATTGTTGCATAA
- the rpmA gene encoding 50S ribosomal protein L27: MAHKKGVGSSKNGRESQSKRLGVKIFGGEVAKAGNILIRQRGTQHHPGENVGIGKDHTLYALVDGVVKFRKRKDDRSFVSIEAIKAEA, encoded by the coding sequence ATGGCACATAAAAAAGGTGTAGGTAGTTCTAAGAACGGCCGTGAATCACAAAGTAAACGATTAGGCGTTAAAATCTTTGGTGGTGAAGTTGCTAAAGCCGGTAACATTCTTATCCGTCAGAGAGGCACACAACATCATCCGGGCGAAAACGTAGGTATTGGAAAAGACCATACGTTGTATGCATTGGTAGACGGTGTTGTAAAATTCCGTAAAAGAAAAGACGACAGATCTTTTGTTTCGATTGAAGCAATCAAGGCTGAAGCATAA